GTCCGGCGACGAATTCGCGGTCGGCCTGTTCGACATCCGCCAGCACTTCGAGGCCACCACGGTGGCGCAAAAACTGCAAGCTTCGCTCGACGCACCCTTCATGATCGGCGGCCACGACCTGCGCGTGGGCGCCAGCATCGGCATCAGCGTCTATCCGCAGGACGGCAGCGATGCCGAGGCCCTGCTTGGCCTGGCCGACATCGCGATGGAACGCGCCAAGCAGGCCGCCGACAATCCGGACCGCAGCGTAGCCTTCTACAGCCAGGACATGAACCAGGGCATGCAGGAGCGCATGCGCATCGAGTCCGACCTGCGCCATGGGTTGGGTAACGGTGAACTGATCCTGTACTACCAGCCGAAGTTCGAGATCGGCAGCGGGCGCATCGTCGGCGCCGAAGCGCTGGTGCGCTGGCTGCACCCGGTGCGCGGCCTGGTGCCCCCGGGCGAATTCATTCCGCTGGCCGAATCCACGGGCCTGATCGTGCAGGTGGGCGAGTGGGTGCTGGAGCAGGCCTGCGCCCAGGCCGCGATCTGGCAACGCGCCGGCGTGCCGCCGCTGCGTCTGGCCGTGAACGTATCGGCGCGCGAATTCACCCCCACGCTACCGGCCCGCGTGGCCGACACGCTGATGCGCTACCAGCTCGACGCTTCCTGGCTCGAGCTCGAGATCACCGAAAGCACGCTGATGCACGACTTCGAGCGCGTGACCACCATCATGGACCGCATCACGGAGCTGGGCGTGTCGCTGTCGCTGGACGATTTCGGCACCGGTTACTCGAGCCTGTCGTACCTGAAGCGCTTCCCGATCCACACCCTGAAGATCGACCGCTCGTTCACCACCGGCATTCCGTCGGACCCGAGCGACTGCGCCATTGCCGGTACCATCATCAGCATGGCGCGCCAGCTGAATCTGCGGGTGATCGCGGAAGGGGTCGAGACGCTGGCGCAACTGGACTTTCTGCGCGCGGCCGGCTGCGACGAGGTGCAGGGCTATTTGTACAGCAAGCCGGTACCGGCGTTTGATTTCGAGCGCAGCCTGCGCGAGAACTGGTTGCTGGTGGTCTAAGGCCTGGAGACGCGCCCGCGGATTTGTCCTGCTTCGTGATGGTTTATGTATAATGCCGGTTCTGCAAGGAAGCGTGGCCGAGTGGTTGAAGGCAGCAGTCTTGAAAACTGCCGACGGGGGAACCCGTTCGTGAGTTCGAATCTCACCGCTTCCGCCAGGAAACAAAATAACCGCCCACGAGGCGGTTTTTTGTTTCCTGGCGGAAGCGAGCAGGGCGCCTGCGCGCCCTGCGTGTGAGATTCGAAGGGCTGGGCGTACCCGCCCAGCCCTCTCCGAATCGCCCATCTGCTGCCCGCCACGCGGGCAGCATGCGCGCCAGGGGCGCGCTGCGTCCATACTAATCAGCCTTTACCGATTTTCCGCAACAAGGCGATCAGCAGGGCGCCTGCGCGCCCTACGTGTGAGATTCAAAGGGCTGGGCGATTTCTTCAAGCCCAACCCTCTCCGACTCTGCCTTCTCAGTAGTAATAACAGCAGGAGAGCATAATCAACTCGTCCTCCCTCACCTCATAGACAAGACGGTTGGTCTCGTCGATCCGCCTCGACCAGCAGCCACTGAGGCTGTGCTTCAAGGCTTCAGGCTTGCCAATCCCGGCGAACGGATCTCGTTTGGCATCCTTGATCAGATCGTTAATGCGTCTGAGCGTCTTTTTGTCTTGCGTTAGCCAATAGACGTAGCTTTCCCAAGCCTCATCCGTGAACGTCAAGTTGCGCATGTTGCGGGTCCCCAGCGTCGGAAACGTCGATTAACTCGCGGTGCTTGGCCTGACCCGAGCGAGCCTGCGCGATGGATTTCGCCAAATGCGCCGCGTTTGCCGGCGAACTCAACAGGTGGACAGTCTCCATCAGGCCGCTGTAGTAATCGAAGGACATGACCACCGCATCTGGTGCATCGCGGCGCGAGATAACGGTGACGTCGGCATCCGCGACTACCTGGTCGATGACGGTCCGAAGGCTGTTGCGAGCATCAGAAAAGTTGATGATTCTCATTCGTCACTCCGGTTTGAATTACAAATTCAGGTGCATGGGCGTGTTGCGACTCGAAAACTGCAACCTGTACGATAAATTGTACATGTGTAGTGTGGTGTTGTCTGGGTACGGCGCAAGCGAGCCTGCAATACATACATGATTCTTTCGAATCGTCGTTGAGCCAAGTTCAACAAGCGCGATATTTCCACCCCGAGAATACCTATCAGAAACGCTGGATTGTCAAAATTCAGTTGCCCTATCTACACTAGCTGAGCCTTCGGGAAGCTGGCCAGCGCTCAAGGACCGGGTGCACGCGACAGGACAAAGCGCGGCATTTCCATATGTTCTATTTTTCGGAGAATCAGATGACCAAGCAAGTTGCGAATCATCTTCGCATGGGGGTAATTGCCGCCGCTGCCAGTATCCTGTGCAGCACGGCCAGCGCCGCGCCCGCCGACACTACCCGTGTCATCGTGGCGTTCAAGCCGGGTGCGAAAATGGCGCTGAAGTCGGTCGCTGCGGGCGCGAACGCCACGGTGAAAAAGGAGATCTTCGGCACCGATGCCGTCGCGATGGAAGTGCCACGGTCGGCTTTAAAGGGTCTGGAGAACAACCCGAACGTCGATTACATCGAAGAAGACCACAAACGCTATGCGATTGCCCTGACCACGCCATCGACCGGCAATCCTTACGCCACCGGCCAGGCCGTACCCTACGGCATCAAGCAAGTCCAGGCCGACCTGCTCAGCGATATCAACACCGGCAACCGCAAGGTCTGCATTATCGATTCCGGCTACGACCGCGCGCACGAAGACTTGTCGGGCAATGTCCACACCGGCGACTACGATGCGGGCACCGGCAACTGGTACACCGATGAAAACAGCCATGGTACCCACGTGGCCGGTACCATCGCCGCCATCAATAACAGCGGCGTGGGCGTGGTGGGCGTCAATGCCAATCGCCGCCTTCAGTTGCACATCGTAAAAGTGTTCAGCGCCAGCGGCTGGGCCTATTCGTCCGACCTGGCCAGCGCGGCCAACAAGTGCCGGGCGGCGGGGGCCAACATCATCAGCATGTCGCTTGGCGGCTCGGGCTCGAGCACGACTGAATCGAATGCCTTTGCCACCCTGGCCAGCGCCAACATCTTGAGCATTGCCGCGGCTGGCAATGCGGGCAATTCGTCGCTGTCCTATCCGGCCAGCTACAGCAGCGTGGTGTCGGTAGGCGCCGTCGACGAGTACAAGCAACGGGCCAGCTTCTCGCAGTACAACAGCCAGGTCGAACTGGTCGGGCCTGGCGTCAGCGTCTATTCGACCATTCCGGTGAGCAAGGGTAAGTACGGTTACAAGAGCGGCACTTCGATGGCGACCCCGCACGTGGCGGCCGTCGCGGCTCTGGTCTGGAGCTATTACCCGTCCTGTAGCGCCGCGCAGATCCGCAGCACGCTCGGCAAGAGCGCGCAAGACCTCGGCAGCGCCGGCCGCGATACCAGGTATGGTTACGGCCTGGTCCAGGCAAAAGCTGCGCGCGACCGGATCGCCTCGCTCGGCTGCGGTAATTAACCGCCGTTTGGGCGGCAGGAAAGGGCGCTTCGGCGTCCTTTTCTTGTTGCATCCTGCTATGCTGGGTTCGTCATTCTCTGCGACTGCCCCCGCACATGATCATTTCGTCCGCCACCGATTTTCGCGAAGCCGCGCGCCGCAGGCTTCCGCCATTCCTGTTTCACTACCTGGACGGCGGGGCGGGCGCCGAGCAGACGCTGCGCGCCAATGTCGACGACCTCCAGCAAGTCAAGCTGCGCCAGAAGGTATTGCGCGGATCCTCGCAACTGGACCTCACCACCTGCTGGTTCGGCCGGCATAGCGCGCTCCCGATCGCGCTCGCGCCGATCGGCCTGACCGGTATGTTCGCCCGCCGCGGCGAGGTGCAGGCCGTGCGCGCCGCCTGCAACAAGGGGATTCCCTTCATCCAGTCCACCGTCTCGGTCTGCTCCTTGGGCGAGGTCGCTGCCCAGGCATCGGCGCCGATCTGGTTCCAGCTATATGTCTTGAAAGACCGCGCGTTCATGCGCGACGTGATGCGGCGCGCCTGGGAACTCGGCGCCACCACCCTGGTGTTTACGGTCGACATGCCGGTGCCCGGCAACCGCTACCGCGACGCCCATAGCGGCATGAGCGGTCCGAACGGCCCGCTGCGGCGCATGGGGCAGGCGATGCGGCACCCGCGCTGGGCCTGGGATGTCGGCCTGCACGGGCGTCCCCACGATCTCGGCAATATCTCGGCCTACCGCGGCCATGCCACCGGCCTCGAAGACTACATCGGGTGGCTGGGTGCGAACTTCGACCCCGACATCGGCTGGCAAGACCTGCAATGGATCCGCGACGAGTGGCAGGGCACGCTCATCCTCAAGGGCATCCTCGACGCCGACGATGCCAACGCGGCGCTCGGATTTGGCGCCGACGGCATCGTGGTGTCCAACCACGGCGGCCGCCAGCTCGACGGCGCCTTGTCGAGCGCGCAGGCACTGCCTTCGATTGCCGATGCGGTCAAGGGCAAGATGACGATCTTCGCCGACGGCGGCGTTCGCACCGGCACCGACGTATTTCGCATGCTCGCGCTGGGCGCCGACGGGGTGCTGCTGGGACGGGCCTTCGTGTACGCGCTGGCGGCGCAGGGGCAGGCCGGGGTGGAGCGCCTGCTGGACATCCTCGAAAAGGACTTGCGTACCAACATGGTGCTCACCGGCGTGAAGTCGGTAGCGCAGATCGGACCGCATCTGCTGGCCTGACCGCCTTCATGCCACGAGAACCTGTCCCGCTTTTCTTGATGACTCATCACGTAAGCAATCCGTAAGGAAACAAGCACATTCTTCAGACGGATGTGTGGCGTCGTCTCGAGGAGCGTTATTTCTCGAAGCCAAAATTTATGCGCGGTTTGATTCAGTCGATGTAATTAAAACTAGACAGGAGACATAGCATGAAGAAGGGTGACAAGGAGTCGAATCAATCTCTACCTAATCGTCGCAAGTTCCTCGGAAGCGCGGCCGCCGGTACTGCCGGCGCCACGCTGGCTTTCCCCATGATTGCCAGTGCGCAAACGCCCAAGCAGATGCGCTTCCAGAGTACCTGGCCGAGCAAGGACATCTTCCACGAATACGCGCTTGATTTCGCCAAGAAGGTCAATGACATGACCGGCGGCGAACTCAAGATCGACGTACTGCCGGCCGGCGCCGTGGTGCCGGCCTTCGGCTTGCTCGATGCGGTCTCCAAGGGCACGCTCGACGGCGGCCATGGCGTGATGGGCTACAACTACGGCAAGCAGGCCGCGATCGCACTCTGGACCTCGGGCCCGGCCTATGGCATGGACGCCAACATGGTGCTGGCATGGCACAAGTACGGGGGCGGCAAGGAGTTGCTGGCCGAACTGTATAACGGCATCGGCGCGAATGTCGTTTCCTTCCTCACCGGACCGATGCCCACCCAGCCGCTGGGCTGGTTCAAGAAGCCGATCAGCAAGAAAGAAGACCTGAAGGGCATGAAGTTCCGCACCAACGGACTGGCGATCGACCTGTTCACAGCCATGGGCGCTGCGGTCAATGCGCTGCCGGGCGGCGAGATCGTGCCGGCCATGGATCGCGGCCTGCTCGATGGCGCCGAGTTCAACAACGCCAGCTCCGACCGGCTGCTCGGTTTCCCCGACGTATCCAAGATCTGCATGCTGCAAAGCTTCCACCAGAGCTCAGAGACCTTCGAGATCACCTTCAACAAGTCCAAGTACAACGCGCTGCCCGCCAAGCTCAAGGCGATCATCGAGAACGCGGTCGAGGCGGCGTCGTCCGACATGTCGTGGAAGGCGGTCGACCGCTATTCCAAGGACTACCGCGACATGCAGGCCAAGGATGGCGTCAAGTTCTACAAGACACCTGACTCGCTGCTGCAGGCGCAGCTGGCGCTCTGGGACGAGGTGGTCGCCAAGAAGGGCGCCGGCAATCCGCTGTTCAAGAAGGTCGAGGCGTCGATGCGCAGCTTCGCCGAGCGTGCGATGAAGTGGGACATGGACACCAACAATCCGCGCCGCATGGCCTACAACCACTACTTCGGTCGCAAGGCGCCGCCCAAGAAGGCATAAGCCTCGTCTTGAGCTTCATGCGCGCCACCCCCGTTCGAAAACGAGGGTGGCGCTTTTTTGGCGACCGGGAGCAGCTACATGCAGAACGTTTTGTTTTTCGTCGACCGGCTCAGCAGCCTGGTGGGCCAGGCTTTCTCCTGGCTGATCGTGGCGCTGACCTTCCTCATCAGTTGGGAAGTGTTTGCGCGCTATGCCCTGAATTCGCCCAACCCCTGGGCCTTCGACCTGATGATCATGATGTACGGCGCCGCCTTCATGATGGCCGGCGCCTATACCCTGGCCAAGAACGGCCACGTGCGCGGCGATGTGCTGTACAGCTTCTTCCCGCCGCGCCTCCAGGCCGGGCTCGACCTGCTGCTGTACTTCGTGTTCTTTATTCCCGGCGTGG
Above is a genomic segment from Massilia sp. H6 containing:
- a CDS encoding bifunctional diguanylate cyclase/phosphodiesterase; translation: MSELHALAPVDEPVAEPVAEPVDFVGASNAVCDAVLRLRGPVLHEALGRIASAMLASPHGRFLPDAGAAEPDSAIPALRQVVAGVSEQFGVYEVAGRPGYSARDAQLLAGLAQLTASLMQVHALAQRSTHAYAQMEAQLAHQSQILDQIHESVLTMDQMGYITSWNQGAETLFGYTALEAVGRNILFLYADEDEGFQDVFAEQGGRMMEVKRRKKSGEVFWASLSLSLLRDLAERPIGLIAYLTDITERKQAEEQLHHLAYYDELTGLPNRTLFARLVDQALMVAQRNEAAGCVLFVDLNRFKRINDTLGRRIGDELLREVAQRLRGTLRDEDVVARLSGDEFAVGLFDIRQHFEATTVAQKLQASLDAPFMIGGHDLRVGASIGISVYPQDGSDAEALLGLADIAMERAKQAADNPDRSVAFYSQDMNQGMQERMRIESDLRHGLGNGELILYYQPKFEIGSGRIVGAEALVRWLHPVRGLVPPGEFIPLAESTGLIVQVGEWVLEQACAQAAIWQRAGVPPLRLAVNVSAREFTPTLPARVADTLMRYQLDASWLELEITESTLMHDFERVTTIMDRITELGVSLSLDDFGTGYSSLSYLKRFPIHTLKIDRSFTTGIPSDPSDCAIAGTIISMARQLNLRVIAEGVETLAQLDFLRAAGCDEVQGYLYSKPVPAFDFERSLRENWLLVV
- a CDS encoding Txe/YoeB family addiction module toxin, translating into MRNLTFTDEAWESYVYWLTQDKKTLRRINDLIKDAKRDPFAGIGKPEALKHSLSGCWSRRIDETNRLVYEVREDELIMLSCCYYY
- a CDS encoding type II toxin-antitoxin system Phd/YefM family antitoxin translates to MRIINFSDARNSLRTVIDQVVADADVTVISRRDAPDAVVMSFDYYSGLMETVHLLSSPANAAHLAKSIAQARSGQAKHRELIDVSDAGDPQHAQLDVHG
- a CDS encoding S8 family peptidase — its product is MTKQVANHLRMGVIAAAASILCSTASAAPADTTRVIVAFKPGAKMALKSVAAGANATVKKEIFGTDAVAMEVPRSALKGLENNPNVDYIEEDHKRYAIALTTPSTGNPYATGQAVPYGIKQVQADLLSDINTGNRKVCIIDSGYDRAHEDLSGNVHTGDYDAGTGNWYTDENSHGTHVAGTIAAINNSGVGVVGVNANRRLQLHIVKVFSASGWAYSSDLASAANKCRAAGANIISMSLGGSGSSTTESNAFATLASANILSIAAAGNAGNSSLSYPASYSSVVSVGAVDEYKQRASFSQYNSQVELVGPGVSVYSTIPVSKGKYGYKSGTSMATPHVAAVAALVWSYYPSCSAAQIRSTLGKSAQDLGSAGRDTRYGYGLVQAKAARDRIASLGCGN
- the lldD gene encoding FMN-dependent L-lactate dehydrogenase LldD is translated as MIISSATDFREAARRRLPPFLFHYLDGGAGAEQTLRANVDDLQQVKLRQKVLRGSSQLDLTTCWFGRHSALPIALAPIGLTGMFARRGEVQAVRAACNKGIPFIQSTVSVCSLGEVAAQASAPIWFQLYVLKDRAFMRDVMRRAWELGATTLVFTVDMPVPGNRYRDAHSGMSGPNGPLRRMGQAMRHPRWAWDVGLHGRPHDLGNISAYRGHATGLEDYIGWLGANFDPDIGWQDLQWIRDEWQGTLILKGILDADDANAALGFGADGIVVSNHGGRQLDGALSSAQALPSIADAVKGKMTIFADGGVRTGTDVFRMLALGADGVLLGRAFVYALAAQGQAGVERLLDILEKDLRTNMVLTGVKSVAQIGPHLLA
- a CDS encoding TRAP transporter substrate-binding protein, translating into MKKGDKESNQSLPNRRKFLGSAAAGTAGATLAFPMIASAQTPKQMRFQSTWPSKDIFHEYALDFAKKVNDMTGGELKIDVLPAGAVVPAFGLLDAVSKGTLDGGHGVMGYNYGKQAAIALWTSGPAYGMDANMVLAWHKYGGGKELLAELYNGIGANVVSFLTGPMPTQPLGWFKKPISKKEDLKGMKFRTNGLAIDLFTAMGAAVNALPGGEIVPAMDRGLLDGAEFNNASSDRLLGFPDVSKICMLQSFHQSSETFEITFNKSKYNALPAKLKAIIENAVEAASSDMSWKAVDRYSKDYRDMQAKDGVKFYKTPDSLLQAQLALWDEVVAKKGAGNPLFKKVEASMRSFAERAMKWDMDTNNPRRMAYNHYFGRKAPPKKA
- a CDS encoding TRAP transporter small permease subunit, whose protein sequence is MQNVLFFVDRLSSLVGQAFSWLIVALTFLISWEVFARYALNSPNPWAFDLMIMMYGAAFMMAGAYTLAKNGHVRGDVLYSFFPPRLQAGLDLLLYFVFFIPGVVALCWAGYTYAAESFAIREHSTLTANGPPLYPFKMVIPFAGILLLLQGCVEIVRCVICLRNGAWPAREADVEEVDVDKLKAMVHADGGPAK